The Sorangiineae bacterium MSr11367 genome window below encodes:
- a CDS encoding alpha/beta hydrolase, whose amino-acid sequence MYVTTRLGRWFYEERGEAQRPNDPAIVLLHALLFDGSAWDEQVGPLSQLGRVVVIDGPGHGKSEVPPPFSLDDHARALVDALDALGIFKALLIGVSWGGMVAMRVALDNPMRIVGLGLIDTTADAQTRVRRVKDRVMSSVFRTIGLPPSIVEKQIAPMLFAPKTLRERPELAERVYSRVSGFPRLGVSRAVKAVSVERQSILDKVRAISCPTLVVCGREDASAPPARSEAIVNRLPRATMRLIDDAGHASPIEQPEAVNAVLVPFVREHLTSEAQASV is encoded by the coding sequence GTGTACGTCACCACGCGACTGGGCCGTTGGTTTTACGAGGAACGCGGGGAAGCGCAGAGGCCGAACGATCCGGCGATCGTGCTTTTGCACGCGCTTCTCTTCGATGGATCGGCGTGGGACGAGCAGGTAGGCCCGCTCTCGCAGTTGGGGCGCGTCGTGGTCATCGATGGTCCGGGGCACGGAAAGAGCGAGGTGCCGCCGCCGTTTTCGCTCGACGATCATGCGCGCGCGCTGGTCGATGCGCTCGATGCGCTGGGCATCTTCAAGGCGCTGCTCATCGGGGTCTCGTGGGGCGGCATGGTGGCCATGCGCGTGGCGCTCGACAATCCGATGCGCATCGTCGGGTTGGGCCTGATCGACACGACGGCCGATGCGCAGACCCGCGTGCGCCGCGTGAAGGATCGCGTGATGAGCAGTGTGTTTCGCACGATCGGGCTGCCGCCGAGCATCGTCGAAAAGCAGATCGCGCCGATGCTCTTCGCGCCGAAGACGCTGCGCGAGCGCCCCGAGCTCGCCGAGCGCGTCTATTCGCGAGTCAGCGGCTTTCCGCGCCTCGGTGTCAGCCGCGCGGTGAAGGCGGTGTCGGTGGAGCGGCAGAGCATCTTGGACAAGGTGCGGGCCATCAGCTGTCCGACCCTCGTCGTGTGCGGCCGCGAAGATGCGTCGGCGCCGCCGGCGCGCTCGGAGGCCATCGTGAACCGCCTGCCGCGCGCGACGATGCGGCTCATCGACGACGCGGGGCACGCCTCGCCCATCGAGCAGCCGGAGGCCGTCAACGCCGTGCTGGTCCCCTTCGTGCGCGAGCACCTCACGAGCGAGGCGCAGGCGTCGGTCTAG
- a CDS encoding Glu/Leu/Phe/Val dehydrogenase, with protein MTDSENKPVPVPPPSRTSLPSTTTKKEYDFFGVIQDYLDEAAAAANLELFVRTILSQPKNEIIVNFPVRMDNGEVKLFKGYRVQHNNLLGPFKGGIRFHPDVSLDDVKALAAMMTWKSALMRLPFGGGKGGIKFDPHSVTPHELQKITRRFTHALGMNIGPDYDIPAPDVGTNGQTMAWMMDTYSNMIGSYQKQSVKGVVTGKPVASGGTLGRAKATAQGMVFCLIEWAKEHNFQLEGKTMTVQGFGNVGSHAAVILARLGVSTIAVGDHTGYLFNPEGFNAHKLQDYVQHHGSIAGYPGGKPISREEFFATKADIFAPSALENQIKEAEARQLQCTVIVEGANGPTNPAGEKILEERGITILPDVLANSGGVTVSYYEWVQNKRSESWTEEEVDEKLERAMERAYREVSDYARNKKVSLRIAAYAIALSRIEAVYKEREIFP; from the coding sequence ATGACCGACTCGGAAAACAAGCCTGTTCCCGTGCCCCCGCCGTCGCGCACGTCGCTCCCGTCGACGACGACGAAGAAAGAATACGACTTTTTCGGAGTGATTCAGGACTACCTCGACGAGGCCGCGGCCGCGGCCAACCTCGAGTTGTTCGTCCGCACCATCCTGAGCCAGCCGAAGAACGAGATCATCGTCAACTTCCCGGTTCGGATGGATAACGGTGAGGTCAAACTCTTCAAGGGCTACCGCGTCCAGCACAACAACCTGCTCGGACCGTTCAAGGGTGGCATCCGCTTCCATCCCGACGTCAGCCTCGACGACGTGAAGGCCCTCGCCGCGATGATGACGTGGAAGAGCGCCCTCATGCGCCTCCCGTTCGGCGGTGGCAAAGGCGGCATCAAGTTCGACCCGCACAGCGTCACGCCCCACGAGCTGCAGAAGATCACGCGCCGGTTCACGCATGCCCTCGGCATGAACATCGGCCCGGACTACGACATCCCCGCGCCCGACGTCGGCACCAACGGCCAGACGATGGCGTGGATGATGGACACGTACTCCAACATGATCGGCAGCTACCAAAAGCAGAGCGTGAAGGGTGTCGTGACCGGCAAGCCCGTCGCCTCCGGCGGTACGCTGGGTCGCGCCAAGGCCACCGCGCAAGGCATGGTCTTCTGCCTCATCGAGTGGGCGAAGGAGCACAACTTCCAGCTCGAAGGCAAGACGATGACCGTGCAGGGCTTCGGCAACGTCGGCTCGCACGCGGCGGTCATCCTTGCGCGCCTCGGCGTTTCGACCATCGCGGTCGGCGACCACACGGGCTACCTGTTCAACCCGGAGGGCTTCAACGCCCACAAGCTGCAGGACTACGTCCAGCACCACGGGTCGATCGCGGGCTACCCGGGCGGCAAGCCCATCTCGCGTGAAGAGTTCTTCGCCACCAAGGCGGACATCTTCGCCCCGTCGGCGCTCGAGAATCAGATCAAAGAGGCCGAGGCCCGTCAGCTTCAGTGCACGGTCATCGTGGAAGGCGCCAACGGCCCGACCAACCCGGCCGGCGAGAAGATCCTCGAGGAGCGCGGCATCACCATCCTCCCCGACGTCCTCGCGAACTCGGGTGGCGTCACCGTCAGCTACTACGAGTGGGTGCAGAACAAGCGCTCGGAGAGCTGGACGGAGGAAGAGGTCGACGAGAAGCTCGAACGCGCCATGGAGCGTGCCTACCGCGAAGTGAGCGACTACGCGCGCAACAAGAAGGTGAGCCTGCGCATCGCCGCCTATGCCATCGCGCTCTCGCGCATCGAGGCCGTGTACAAGGAGCGCGAGATCTTCCCCTGA
- the rpsD gene encoding 30S ribosomal protein S4 encodes MSRYTGPRVKIMRKLGTELPGLSPKKTERRPYPPGQHGQARKKLSEYAVRLLEKQKVRMNYGVSERQLRHLMHEAKTTAGNTGPKLIELLERRLDNIVFRCGFARTIPAARQLVNHGHILVNGKRVDIASYRIQKGDVVTVRDRKKIHAAVEQAFPVADGFQTPWIDVDRTKRQATISSLPDEGAVLFPLRVQLVVEFYSQKM; translated from the coding sequence ATGAGTCGCTATACGGGTCCGCGCGTTAAGATCATGCGGAAGCTCGGGACGGAGCTCCCCGGTCTGTCCCCCAAGAAAACGGAACGCCGGCCCTATCCCCCCGGCCAGCACGGTCAGGCGCGCAAGAAGCTCTCCGAGTACGCGGTGCGCCTTCTCGAGAAGCAGAAGGTTCGCATGAACTACGGGGTGAGCGAACGCCAGCTTCGTCACTTGATGCACGAGGCGAAGACCACGGCCGGTAACACGGGGCCGAAGCTCATCGAGCTGCTCGAGCGCCGTCTCGACAACATCGTCTTCCGCTGCGGCTTCGCCCGCACGATCCCGGCCGCCCGCCAGCTCGTCAACCACGGGCACATCCTCGTCAACGGCAAGCGCGTCGACATCGCCTCGTACCGCATCCAGAAGGGCGACGTCGTGACGGTGCGTGATCGCAAGAAGATCCACGCCGCCGTCGAGCAAGCCTTCCCCGTCGCCGACGGCTTCCAGACGCCGTGGATCGACGTCGACCGCACGAAGCGCCAGGCCACGATCTCGTCCCTCCCGGACGAGGGCGCGGTCCTCTTCCCGCTCCGCGTGCAGCTGGTCGTCGAGTTCTACTCGCAAAAGATGTAG
- a CDS encoding phosphatidate cytidylyltransferase, whose protein sequence is MAVTKSNLAMRLLTAAVAVPVILFLLYKCPPYAFYFLAFPAALVGSFELFSMTHPGDRVSQIVGVLLSAAASLLVWFYGHDPRVLLTMLVAIPLLGPLLTLVRVGDISSAALRACAMGFGPLFVALPMTMLAMLRRDMQDDGPGYVLVTLMFAWLADTGGYFAGRFLGKHKLYELVSPKKTVEGAVGGLAGSVVGALLASLVYLPAFPLAHSIPLAIVASALGQAGDLGESLLKRSTGVKDSGAIVPGHGGVLDRIDALLLTSTAVYLYTLWVHH, encoded by the coding sequence ATGGCGGTCACCAAGTCGAACCTGGCGATGCGCCTTTTGACGGCGGCCGTCGCCGTCCCGGTCATCCTCTTCCTCCTCTACAAGTGCCCGCCGTACGCGTTTTACTTCCTCGCGTTTCCGGCCGCCTTGGTGGGGAGCTTCGAGCTGTTCTCGATGACGCACCCGGGGGACCGGGTCTCGCAGATCGTCGGCGTGCTTCTCTCCGCGGCGGCCTCGCTCCTCGTTTGGTTTTACGGCCACGACCCGCGCGTGCTCCTCACGATGCTCGTTGCGATCCCGCTCCTCGGGCCGCTGCTCACGTTGGTGCGCGTGGGGGACATCTCCTCGGCGGCCTTGCGCGCCTGTGCGATGGGTTTCGGCCCGCTCTTCGTGGCGTTGCCCATGACCATGCTCGCGATGCTTCGCCGAGACATGCAGGACGATGGGCCGGGGTACGTGCTCGTCACGCTGATGTTCGCGTGGCTGGCCGACACCGGTGGCTATTTTGCAGGCCGTTTCCTCGGCAAACACAAGCTCTACGAGCTCGTTTCTCCGAAGAAGACCGTGGAAGGCGCCGTGGGTGGCTTGGCGGGCTCCGTCGTGGGGGCGCTCCTCGCGAGCCTCGTGTATTTGCCGGCGTTTCCGCTGGCGCACTCGATTCCCCTCGCCATCGTCGCGAGCGCGCTGGGCCAAGCGGGCGACCTGGGGGAGTCCCTTTTGAAGCGCTCCACCGGCGTCAAAGATTCGGGCGCCATCGTCCCGGGCCATGGTGGCGTCCTCGATCGCATCGACGCCCTGCTCCTCACGAGCACCGCCGTGTACTTGTACACGTTGTGGGTTCACCACTAA
- the uppS gene encoding polyprenyl diphosphate synthase codes for MTLVEARNLPSHVGIIMDGNGRWAQQRNLSRVRGHKEGSHAARRIIRAARRLGLRALTLYAFSEQNWARPEDEVDALMELLREFLLSEREEILENGIRLNAVGNLGRLPGLVRAVLDPLRRESKENHEMTLTLALSYGGREEIVNAARELARKVAAGTLAPEDVTEQALHGLMPSLQVGDPDLIIRTSGERRISNFLLYGLAYSELHFADVLWPDFSVEDFYQAIASYQARERRYGLTGSQIEHLSLGPQHPANGTSAGSGTASQAGLGRPADRAEAARIAV; via the coding sequence ATGACGCTCGTCGAAGCACGCAATCTCCCGTCCCACGTCGGCATCATCATGGATGGCAACGGCCGTTGGGCGCAGCAGCGCAATTTGAGCCGCGTTCGCGGTCACAAAGAGGGCTCGCACGCTGCCCGGCGCATCATCCGAGCGGCCCGTCGCCTTGGCCTCCGCGCCCTCACCCTGTACGCCTTCAGCGAGCAGAATTGGGCACGCCCGGAGGACGAGGTGGACGCCCTCATGGAGCTCCTGCGCGAGTTCCTGCTGTCCGAGCGCGAGGAAATCCTCGAAAACGGCATCCGGCTCAACGCCGTTGGCAACCTCGGCCGCCTGCCGGGCCTGGTGCGTGCCGTGCTCGACCCGCTGCGTCGCGAGAGCAAGGAAAACCACGAGATGACCCTCACGCTGGCCTTGAGCTACGGCGGGCGCGAGGAAATCGTCAACGCGGCTCGTGAGCTGGCCCGCAAGGTGGCCGCCGGCACCTTGGCGCCCGAAGACGTGACCGAGCAAGCGCTCCACGGGCTGATGCCGAGTCTTCAGGTGGGCGATCCGGACCTGATCATCCGCACCTCGGGCGAGCGGCGCATCTCGAATTTTCTTCTGTACGGGCTGGCCTACTCCGAGCTTCACTTTGCGGACGTGCTCTGGCCCGACTTCAGCGTGGAAGACTTTTACCAGGCCATCGCGAGCTACCAGGCCCGCGAGCGCCGCTACGGCCTCACCGGTTCGCAGATCGAGCACTTGTCGCTTGGTCCGCAGCATCCGGCAAACGGCACGTCGGCAGGATCCGGGACCGCCTCGCAAGCGGGGTTGGGGCGCCCGGCCGATCGAGCGGAGGCGGCGCGCATCGCCGTCTGA
- a CDS encoding 3-keto-5-aminohexanoate cleavage protein, which yields MPALPAGPAPDPEPIVTPTPPPDIVLTAAIVGAEITRAQTPYLPITPQEIADEAARCREAGAAVIHLHVRNDDGTSTQSAERFAAAIEAIRAKTDCIIQTTTGGAVGMSMEERAGPLACRPEMATLNCGTINFGDDVFINTRKEIRDMAARIRKAGSVPELECYEVGHIEEALLLVKEGTLTGPLHFQFVLGVPGAIGAREEHVRFMRTLVPEEASWAVAAVGRHQQPMTELAMRLGGHARLGLEDNIYLSKGVLSEGSAPLVLRAAQYARSIGRTPADPKTARKILGIPGTT from the coding sequence ATGCCGGCCCTTCCCGCGGGCCCGGCGCCGGATCCGGAGCCCATCGTCACCCCCACCCCGCCGCCGGACATCGTCTTGACGGCGGCCATCGTCGGGGCCGAGATCACCCGGGCGCAGACCCCATATCTGCCCATAACTCCTCAAGAAATCGCTGACGAAGCGGCCCGCTGTCGCGAGGCAGGTGCGGCGGTGATTCACCTGCACGTGCGCAACGACGATGGGACATCGACCCAATCGGCCGAGCGCTTTGCGGCGGCCATCGAAGCCATCCGCGCGAAGACCGACTGCATCATCCAGACGACGACGGGCGGTGCGGTCGGCATGTCGATGGAGGAGCGCGCGGGGCCGCTCGCGTGCCGGCCGGAAATGGCCACCCTCAACTGCGGGACCATCAACTTCGGCGACGACGTGTTCATCAACACGCGGAAAGAGATTCGGGACATGGCCGCGCGCATCCGCAAGGCGGGGAGCGTGCCCGAGCTGGAGTGTTACGAGGTGGGGCATATCGAGGAAGCGTTGCTCTTGGTGAAGGAGGGAACGCTCACCGGACCGCTGCACTTCCAATTCGTGCTCGGGGTGCCGGGCGCCATCGGCGCGCGCGAGGAGCACGTGCGCTTCATGCGCACGCTCGTGCCGGAGGAAGCCTCGTGGGCCGTCGCGGCCGTGGGCCGGCACCAGCAGCCGATGACCGAGCTGGCCATGCGCCTCGGCGGGCACGCGCGCCTCGGCCTGGAAGACAACATTTACCTCTCGAAGGGCGTGCTCTCCGAGGGAAGCGCCCCGCTCGTGCTGCGCGCGGCCCAGTATGCGCGCAGCATCGGGCGCACGCCGGCGGATCCGAAGACGGCGCGGAAGATCCTCGGTATCCCAGGCACCACGTGA
- a CDS encoding anthranilate synthase component I family protein, with protein sequence MTAFVTRTLVADGLTPVRAYALLRDAAEGTASFLLESVVAGERWGRLSMLGYRPRYEAALLPNGQWSVRGEAPFSAPPRGGDPLSVASALFASKVQPRTPAERLAGAHVGYFGWDLVHAIDKVETWPGTEAPLARFVGGSTVVVFDNFAQTFTIAAETEEEVDRAERDLAAPGALRRIALPDRAQLPADMAVSMDDAEYERIVRRAKEYIAAGDAFQIVLARNFHVPRAGRDPFDVYRAMRVLNPSPYMYFLDFPPAEGETARTQIAGASPETLVRLEDGVMTVRPIAGTRARGRTPDEDAAREAELLGDPKERAEHVMLIDLGRNDVGRVADIGSVHLVRNMEVDRYSHVMHIVSEVEGRVNPARVPPLEAFRAAFPAGTLSGAPKLRAMQIIRELETRPRGIYGGAVGYLTQHGDFDFAIAIRTAVCRGEGFDVTAGAGIVEGSVPADEALETRNKARAVLASIEAAPRDML encoded by the coding sequence GTGACGGCGTTCGTCACGCGGACGCTCGTCGCCGATGGTCTGACCCCGGTGCGGGCGTACGCGCTCTTGCGCGACGCCGCCGAGGGAACGGCGTCGTTTCTGCTGGAAAGCGTCGTCGCCGGGGAACGCTGGGGGCGTCTCTCGATGCTCGGCTACCGGCCGCGCTACGAGGCCGCCCTGCTGCCCAATGGCCAGTGGAGCGTGCGCGGCGAGGCGCCGTTTTCGGCGCCTCCGCGCGGAGGCGATCCCCTTTCGGTCGCGAGCGCCCTGTTCGCGAGCAAGGTCCAGCCGCGCACCCCGGCCGAACGCCTCGCCGGCGCGCACGTCGGCTACTTCGGCTGGGACCTCGTGCATGCCATCGACAAGGTCGAAACGTGGCCGGGCACGGAGGCCCCACTCGCGCGCTTCGTCGGCGGGAGCACCGTGGTGGTGTTCGACAATTTCGCACAGACCTTCACCATCGCCGCGGAGACCGAAGAAGAAGTCGACCGCGCCGAGCGCGATCTCGCGGCACCGGGTGCACTGCGCCGGATTGCGCTGCCCGACCGCGCACAGCTGCCCGCCGACATGGCCGTGAGCATGGACGATGCCGAGTACGAGCGCATCGTGCGGCGGGCGAAGGAGTACATCGCCGCGGGCGACGCGTTTCAAATCGTGCTGGCGCGCAATTTCCACGTGCCGCGCGCCGGGCGCGATCCCTTCGACGTGTACCGCGCGATGCGGGTGCTCAATCCGTCGCCGTACATGTACTTTCTCGATTTTCCACCCGCGGAGGGCGAAACCGCGCGCACGCAGATCGCCGGCGCGAGCCCGGAGACGCTGGTTCGACTCGAAGACGGCGTGATGACCGTGCGCCCCATCGCAGGCACCCGCGCGCGGGGACGCACGCCCGACGAAGACGCCGCGCGCGAGGCCGAGCTCCTGGGCGATCCCAAAGAGCGCGCCGAGCACGTGATGCTCATCGATCTAGGCCGCAACGACGTGGGTCGCGTGGCGGACATCGGCAGCGTGCACCTGGTGCGCAACATGGAAGTGGACCGCTACTCCCACGTCATGCACATCGTGAGCGAGGTCGAAGGCCGCGTGAATCCCGCGCGCGTCCCGCCGCTCGAAGCCTTTCGCGCAGCGTTCCCCGCGGGCACCCTCTCCGGCGCGCCCAAGCTGCGCGCCATGCAGATCATCCGCGAGCTCGAGACGCGTCCGCGCGGCATCTACGGCGGCGCGGTGGGCTACCTCACGCAACATGGCGATTTCGACTTCGCCATCGCCATCCGCACCGCGGTATGCCGCGGCGAAGGCTTCGACGTCACGGCCGGCGCGGGCATCGTCGAAGGCAGCGTCCCCGCCGACGAGGCCCTGGAGACGCGCAACAAAGCCCGCGCCGTCCTGGCCTCCATCGAAGCCGCACCCCGCGACATGCTCTAA
- a CDS encoding VOC family protein, translated as MSRIIPLALVVLAALVFGACSRNEPKLTTATGASVKANPVHEMRVALTVDAYDEALRFYREGLKMRAVETWDRPDGSGAILDAGLATLEILSTKQVERIDRIEVGRRVSGPVRLGLDVEDPEAVARAFEVGGAERMAGPAAAPWGTTFRMRAPDGMQYTLYAGPGEKTGTTIRELRIALTVDEYEPALRFYRDGLGLPLRKSWAEPEGSGAIFEAGRATLELLSTKMAESVDRIEVGPRVAGPVRVALEVDDSAKTGEALMTAGAQLLGGPVVTPWMDKNVRLRAPDGMQYTLFTKHAR; from the coding sequence ATGTCGAGAATCATTCCTCTAGCCTTGGTGGTGCTCGCGGCACTCGTGTTTGGCGCCTGCTCGCGCAACGAGCCCAAGCTGACCACTGCGACAGGAGCTTCCGTGAAGGCGAATCCCGTTCATGAAATGCGTGTGGCACTCACCGTGGACGCCTACGACGAGGCGCTTCGGTTCTATCGCGAGGGTTTGAAGATGCGCGCCGTCGAAACGTGGGATCGGCCCGACGGCAGCGGGGCGATTCTCGATGCGGGCCTCGCCACCTTGGAGATCCTTTCGACGAAGCAAGTGGAGCGCATCGATCGCATCGAGGTGGGGCGGCGCGTCTCCGGGCCGGTGCGCCTCGGGCTGGACGTGGAGGACCCCGAAGCCGTCGCGCGGGCCTTCGAGGTCGGCGGTGCCGAGCGCATGGCGGGACCGGCGGCGGCGCCCTGGGGGACGACGTTTCGGATGCGCGCGCCGGACGGCATGCAGTACACGCTGTACGCCGGCCCGGGCGAAAAGACCGGCACGACGATCCGCGAGCTGCGCATCGCGTTGACCGTGGACGAGTACGAACCGGCGCTCCGCTTTTACCGCGATGGACTCGGGCTCCCACTACGAAAATCGTGGGCCGAACCCGAGGGAAGCGGCGCGATTTTCGAGGCAGGCAGGGCCACGTTGGAGCTTCTCTCCACGAAGATGGCCGAATCGGTCGATCGCATCGAGGTGGGGCCGCGTGTGGCCGGGCCCGTGCGCGTGGCGCTGGAGGTCGACGATTCGGCGAAGACCGGCGAGGCCTTGATGACCGCGGGCGCGCAGCTGCTCGGCGGGCCGGTGGTGACGCCGTGGATGGACAAGAACGTGCGCCTGCGCGCGCCGGACGGCATGCAGTACACGCTGTTCACGAAGCACGCGCGTTAG
- a CDS encoding LysR family transcriptional regulator, with amino-acid sequence MDRLTGMSLFVCAVDRGSFAAAARDFGMTPAMVGRHVRALEERVGAQLLQRTTRTQRLTSFGRLYYERCARVLAEIDAMDRTADELRASPRGLLRVTTTASFGACRLAPALADYLTRYPDMRVELILNDHYTDLVEEGFDAAVRVGPLAPSRLVARRLASVRFILAASPHYVAARGIPKRPEDLTRHTCMGHAYGSWSDVWPLETPNGAAQPVKIRARLKINNGEALRAAAVRGMGIALQPEFQLADDLAAGRLTRVLPDHPLPEVPMHIVYPPQKPVPAKLRTFVDFVVERFGR; translated from the coding sequence ATGGACCGCCTCACCGGCATGTCGCTCTTCGTGTGCGCCGTCGATCGCGGCAGCTTCGCTGCGGCCGCGCGCGATTTCGGGATGACGCCCGCCATGGTCGGCCGCCACGTGCGCGCCCTCGAGGAACGCGTCGGCGCGCAGCTTCTTCAGCGCACCACCCGCACGCAGCGTCTCACCTCGTTCGGGCGCCTTTATTACGAACGGTGCGCGCGCGTCCTCGCCGAAATCGACGCCATGGATCGCACCGCCGACGAGCTCCGCGCATCGCCGCGGGGCCTCCTTCGCGTGACCACCACGGCCTCGTTCGGTGCGTGCCGCCTGGCCCCGGCGCTTGCCGATTACCTCACCCGCTACCCCGACATGCGCGTCGAGCTGATCTTGAACGACCACTACACCGACCTGGTCGAGGAAGGGTTCGACGCCGCCGTGCGCGTCGGGCCGCTTGCGCCATCGCGCCTCGTGGCGCGGCGCCTGGCCAGCGTGCGCTTCATCCTCGCCGCGTCACCGCACTACGTCGCCGCGCGCGGCATCCCCAAGCGCCCTGAAGACCTCACGCGGCACACCTGCATGGGGCACGCATATGGCTCGTGGAGCGATGTCTGGCCGCTCGAAACACCGAACGGGGCCGCTCAGCCCGTGAAGATCCGCGCGCGCCTCAAGATCAACAATGGCGAGGCCCTGCGCGCCGCCGCGGTGCGAGGAATGGGCATTGCCCTTCAGCCCGAGTTCCAATTGGCGGACGACCTCGCCGCGGGACGATTGACGCGCGTGCTGCCGGATCATCCCTTGCCCGAGGTTCCAATGCACATCGTGTATCCACCGCAAAAGCCGGTGCCCGCAAAATTGCGGACCTTCGTCGACTTCGTGGTGGAGCGCTTCGGCCGCTGA
- a CDS encoding Rid family detoxifying hydrolase gives MQLMARKSITAPNAVSVGPYSHAVDTDPYVYLSGQTPLDSATGRLVEGSVGDQTLQCFKNLEAVLTAAGLTFDNVVKCNVFLTNMADFAAMNEVYAKQFTAPYPARTTIGVAALPLGARVEIELVAKR, from the coding sequence ATGCAGCTCATGGCACGCAAATCCATCACCGCCCCCAATGCGGTTTCCGTCGGTCCGTATTCGCACGCCGTCGATACGGATCCCTACGTCTACCTGTCCGGACAGACCCCGCTCGACAGCGCCACCGGCCGCCTCGTCGAAGGCTCGGTCGGAGACCAAACGTTGCAATGTTTCAAGAACCTCGAGGCCGTGCTCACCGCGGCGGGCCTCACGTTCGACAACGTCGTCAAGTGCAACGTCTTCCTGACGAACATGGCCGACTTCGCCGCGATGAACGAGGTGTACGCGAAGCAATTCACCGCGCCCTATCCCGCGCGCACCACCATCGGCGTGGCCGCCCTGCCCCTCGGCGCGCGCGTCGAAATCGAGTTGGTCGCGAAGCGTTGA
- a CDS encoding NmrA family NAD(P)-binding protein, translating into MFVIAGVSGNTGSVVVDTLLAKGKKVRVIVRDAKKGEPFRARGAEVAVASLEDVPALTAALQGAEGAYFLQPPDVTATNFLAGRIAFADAVARAIDASGIPHVVFLSSIGAHRPDGTGVIVSLYNAEQRLVQTQAKVTFVRAAYFVENWAGSLAAAAATGKLPTFIEADRKLPMIATRDIGSVAAQALLEGPPAEHVQIIALEAPRAYSPRDVAEAAARALGRPVEADFAPAEAIEPAFQSFGMSADVARHMRGMYAGINGEVVRWAGAGERHVRGTTELDTVVRALLPST; encoded by the coding sequence ATGTTCGTCATTGCTGGAGTCTCGGGAAATACGGGTTCGGTCGTCGTCGATACGCTGCTCGCCAAGGGCAAGAAGGTGCGCGTCATCGTGCGCGATGCCAAAAAGGGAGAGCCGTTCCGTGCGCGCGGCGCGGAAGTGGCCGTGGCCTCGCTGGAGGACGTGCCGGCGCTGACCGCAGCGCTTCAAGGTGCGGAAGGGGCTTACTTCCTGCAGCCGCCCGACGTGACGGCGACGAACTTTCTCGCAGGGCGCATCGCCTTCGCCGACGCCGTGGCGCGCGCGATCGATGCGAGCGGCATCCCCCACGTCGTTTTCCTCTCGTCGATTGGCGCCCATCGCCCCGACGGAACGGGGGTCATCGTCTCGCTCTACAATGCGGAGCAACGGCTCGTGCAGACGCAGGCCAAGGTGACCTTCGTGCGTGCCGCCTACTTCGTCGAGAACTGGGCCGGCTCCCTCGCGGCGGCTGCCGCCACGGGCAAGCTGCCCACGTTCATCGAGGCCGATCGCAAGCTGCCCATGATCGCGACGCGCGACATTGGCTCGGTCGCGGCGCAGGCGCTGCTCGAGGGGCCGCCCGCGGAGCATGTCCAGATCATCGCCCTCGAGGCTCCGCGCGCGTACTCGCCGCGTGATGTCGCGGAGGCGGCGGCGCGTGCGCTCGGCCGACCCGTGGAAGCGGATTTCGCGCCCGCGGAGGCCATCGAGCCGGCGTTTCAGAGCTTCGGCATGTCGGCGGACGTCGCGCGGCACATGCGCGGAATGTACGCTGGGATCAACGGCGAGGTGGTGCGCTGGGCCGGTGCAGGCGAACGGCACGTGCGCGGCACGACCGAATTGGACACGGTCGTGCGCGCGCTTCTGCCTTCGACGTGA